One window of Anaerolineae bacterium genomic DNA carries:
- the relA gene encoding GTP diphosphokinase has translation MVAVKDQHSEITSKDALEFESWLDSIANGRSPTEMALIRRACEVAQQAHHGQTRASGEPYFQHSLAVANILADLRLDYETIAAAILHDVPEDTMVTLEEIETEFGPSVAKLVDGVTKMGQIQEYRGQTRKSKKERAQAESLRKMLLAMVDDVRVVLIKLADRTHNMRTLGSLREDKRQRIAKETLEIFAPLANRLGIWQIKWELEDLAFRYLEPELYKQIARMIDERRINREQYIEQIVKKLETELRKQGLQADVSGRPKHIYSIWRKMQRKGVTFDQIYDVRGLRVLVNKVSDCYAVLGIVHTLWRPIPGEFDDYIAAPKDNFYRSLHTAVVSSDGKTIEVQIRTYGMHQEAELGVAAHWRYKEGAKSDPGFDQKITWLRQVMEWKEDVADATEFINQVKAEVFEDRVHVLTPKGDVIDLPSGATPIDFAYYIHTEVGHRCRGAKINGKIVPLNYQLKNGDQIEILTAKRGGPSRDWLNNHLGYIKTGRARAKVRYWFKYQNYEENVSQGRNILDRELHRLGVLEVNYEKLAHRFNFDKVDDFLAAIGRSDISMSHIINAINDVVEATAAPEEEVLHLPTPGLTPATITPTDMRIQGVGNLLTTLAQCCRPVPGDNNIIGYITRGRGVTIHRRDCPNILRFDDERRERLIEVDWDITGDKTYPIDIQIESFDRPGLLRDITAVVANEKINLSSVNVTTKKKDHSATVFATLEVTGIDQLSRILALIEQLPNVLRARRRT, from the coding sequence ATGGTTGCGGTTAAAGATCAACATTCTGAAATTACCAGCAAAGATGCGTTAGAATTTGAAAGTTGGCTGGATTCGATTGCGAATGGGCGATCGCCAACGGAGATGGCCCTTATCCGCCGGGCTTGTGAAGTAGCCCAGCAGGCCCACCATGGCCAAACTCGCGCCTCCGGCGAACCCTATTTTCAACATTCATTGGCTGTGGCCAATATCCTGGCCGATCTCCGCCTGGATTACGAAACCATTGCCGCCGCCATTTTACACGATGTTCCCGAAGATACAATGGTTACCCTGGAAGAGATAGAAACAGAATTTGGGCCAAGCGTGGCCAAATTGGTTGACGGCGTAACCAAAATGGGCCAAATTCAGGAGTATCGGGGCCAAACCAGAAAGAGCAAAAAAGAACGCGCCCAGGCCGAAAGTTTACGCAAGATGTTATTGGCCATGGTTGACGACGTGCGGGTTGTGTTGATCAAGCTGGCCGACCGGACCCACAACATGCGCACCCTGGGATCTTTACGGGAAGACAAACGCCAGCGGATTGCTAAAGAAACCCTGGAAATTTTTGCTCCCCTGGCCAATCGCCTGGGTATCTGGCAAATCAAATGGGAACTGGAAGATTTGGCCTTTCGGTATCTGGAGCCGGAACTGTACAAACAGATTGCAAGAATGATTGATGAGCGCCGGATCAATCGAGAACAATACATTGAGCAGATTGTTAAAAAACTGGAAACAGAACTACGCAAACAGGGCCTTCAGGCCGACGTGAGCGGCCGCCCCAAACATATCTATAGCATTTGGCGAAAAATGCAACGCAAAGGGGTTACCTTTGATCAAATTTATGACGTGCGCGGGCTGCGGGTTCTGGTCAATAAAGTATCGGATTGTTATGCGGTATTGGGCATTGTGCATACCCTGTGGCGTCCCATCCCCGGTGAATTTGACGACTATATTGCCGCGCCCAAGGACAATTTTTATCGCTCTCTCCATACCGCCGTGGTCAGTTCCGACGGCAAAACCATAGAAGTGCAAATTCGCACTTATGGCATGCATCAAGAGGCCGAACTGGGCGTAGCCGCCCATTGGCGATACAAGGAAGGCGCAAAATCTGATCCGGGTTTTGATCAAAAAATAACCTGGCTACGTCAAGTAATGGAGTGGAAAGAAGACGTGGCCGACGCTACCGAATTCATCAACCAAGTTAAAGCCGAGGTTTTTGAAGACCGGGTGCACGTGCTTACCCCCAAGGGTGATGTGATTGATTTGCCCTCGGGCGCAACGCCCATTGATTTTGCCTACTATATTCACACCGAAGTGGGCCATCGCTGCCGGGGGGCCAAAATCAACGGCAAAATTGTGCCCTTGAATTACCAATTAAAAAACGGGGACCAGATAGAAATTCTAACCGCTAAACGCGGCGGCCCCAGCCGCGACTGGCTCAACAATCACCTGGGTTATATCAAAACCGGGCGAGCCAGGGCCAAAGTTCGTTATTGGTTCAAGTATCAAAATTACGAGGAAAATGTTTCCCAGGGCCGCAATATTCTTGACCGGGAATTACATCGGCTGGGAGTGCTGGAAGTAAATTACGAAAAGCTGGCGCATCGTTTTAACTTTGACAAGGTTGACGACTTTTTAGCCGCCATCGGCCGCAGCGACATCAGCATGTCGCACATTATCAATGCCATTAACGATGTGGTTGAAGCAACCGCAGCGCCAGAAGAAGAGGTTTTGCATTTACCCACACCAGGCCTAACTCCGGCCACCATCACCCCCACGGATATGAGAATCCAGGGGGTGGGCAACCTTCTTACCACTTTGGCCCAATGCTGCCGGCCCGTGCCGGGCGACAATAACATTATTGGTTACATTACGCGGGGCCGGGGAGTCACCATTCACCGCCGTGATTGTCCCAACATCTTGCGTTTTGACGATGAACGGCGCGAGCGGCTGATTGAAGTTGACTGGGATATAACCGGGGATAAAACCTATCCCATTGACATCCAGATTGAGTCGTTTGACCGACCCGGCCTTTTGCGCGATATTACGGCGGTGGTAGCCAATGAAAAAATCAACCTCAGTTCGGTTAATGTGACCACCAAAAAAAAGGACCACTCCGCCACTGTATTTGCCACCCTGGAAGTAACCGGCATTGACCAACTCAGCCGGATACTGGCTCTGATAGAACAACTACCCAATGTCCTCAGGGCCAGACGGCGGACTTAA